In Mus musculus strain C57BL/6J chromosome 14, GRCm38.p6 C57BL/6J, the following are encoded in one genomic region:
- the Mdp1 gene encoding magnesium-dependent phosphatase 1 yields MTRLPKLAVFDLDYTLWPFWVDTHVDPPFHKSSDGTVRDRRGQNIQLYPEVPEVLGRLQSLGVPVAAASRTSEIQGANQLLELFDLGKYFIQREIYPGSKVTHFERLHHKTGVPFSQMVFFDDENRNIIDVGRLGVTCIHIRDGMSLQTLTQGLETFAKAQAGL; encoded by the exons ATGACGCGGCTGCCAAAGCTTGCGGTTTTTGATCTGG ATTACACGCTCTGGCCTTTCTGGGTAGATACACACGTAGACCCCCCATTCCACAAGAGCAG CGATGGAACTGTACGAGACAGGCGGGGCCAGAACATCCAATTGTACCCGGAGGTGCCCGAGGTCTTGGGAAGACTGCAGAGCCTTGGCGTGCCTGTCGCCGCTGCTTCTCG gacaagTGAGATACAAGGGGCCAACCAACTCCTGGAGCTCTTTGACCTTGGCAAATACTTTATTCAGCGGGAAATCTACCCAGGCAGCAAAGTCACACACTTTGAGAG GTTGCACCACAAGACCGGAGTTCCTTTCTCTCAGATGGTCTTCTTTGATGATGAGAATCGGAATATCATAGACGTTGGCAGACTTG GCGTTACCTGCATTCACATCCGGGATGGGATGAGTCTTCAAACGTTAACTCAAGGATTAGAGACATTTGCAAAGGCCCAAGCTGGACTCTGA